From the Deltaproteobacteria bacterium genome, one window contains:
- a CDS encoding stage II sporulation protein M, whose product MVQSIQHFIQSRRPRWERLERLVRCFEKGEFSRREAGEILGLGGLYRDAAADLARLQASREEGMPPDELETFLNQLVARAYGQIYRSSPPRWEKLREYLVRGLPEVFRETASWTLFAMGIFLLGFFHAFFAALSDPSFVPLIVPANLIRQVEGGNVWFDHILAVKPAASSMIMTNNISVSFLAFALGMTMGLGTLYLMAFNGLLVGALAGLCHLNGLDLPFWSFVLPHGVIELTAVFMAGGAGFYMGTALFVPGDLPRKEALVSRARKAVRLVLGCVPLLVVAGIIEGFFSPAHVPASLKFALAAFLLLLLLCYLLITPGGKASGPGN is encoded by the coding sequence ATGGTCCAGTCCATCCAGCACTTCATACAGTCCCGGAGACCCAGATGGGAGAGGCTGGAAAGGCTTGTCCGCTGTTTCGAGAAAGGGGAATTCTCCCGTCGCGAGGCCGGGGAGATCCTGGGATTGGGAGGCCTTTACCGGGACGCGGCCGCGGACCTTGCCCGCCTGCAGGCGTCGAGGGAAGAAGGCATGCCCCCGGACGAACTCGAAACCTTCTTGAATCAATTGGTGGCCAGGGCCTATGGCCAGATTTACCGCTCTTCCCCTCCCCGCTGGGAGAAGCTCCGCGAATACCTGGTCCGTGGGCTCCCGGAAGTCTTCCGGGAGACGGCCTCCTGGACCCTGTTCGCCATGGGTATTTTTCTGCTGGGTTTTTTTCATGCCTTTTTCGCCGCCCTTTCCGACCCCTCCTTCGTTCCCCTCATCGTCCCCGCAAACCTGATCCGCCAGGTCGAAGGGGGAAACGTATGGTTCGACCACATCCTGGCCGTGAAACCCGCAGCCTCGAGCATGATCATGACAAACAACATCTCCGTAAGTTTCCTCGCCTTCGCCCTCGGTATGACCATGGGCCTCGGGACCCTTTACCTTATGGCCTTCAACGGCCTCCTCGTCGGAGCCCTTGCCGGCCTGTGTCACTTGAACGGCCTGGATCTGCCTTTCTGGTCCTTTGTCCTTCCCCACGGGGTGATCGAGCTTACCGCGGTATTCATGGCCGGCGGGGCGGGTTTTTACATGGGAACGGCCCTTTTCGTTCCCGGAGATCTTCCCCGGAAGGAGGCTCTCGTTTCCAGGGCCCGCAAGGCGGTGAGACTGGTTCTGGGTTGTGTGCCTCTCCTCGTGGTTGCGGGAATCATCGAGGGTTTCTTCTCTCCTGCCCATGTGCCGGCTTCGCTGAAATTCGCCCTGGCGGCCTTCCTGCTCCTCCTTCTCCTCTGCTACCTCCTCATTACCCCGGGGGGCAAGGCCTCCGGGCCTGGGAATTAG
- a CDS encoding DUF58 domain-containing protein has translation MTLKKTARHILDRIPLPTQRALWVAALGIPAAMLWGWSGMLLLDVALLLLCFWDYLSFTRKESITCRRRFPAHFLQGIKQKVEIVVENPGSREVRVLVRDEPPLEWEGAPILEGVVPAGSTLVLHYFVRPEERGMFRFGDLHLRERGPLGWILRISSRKADEIIKVYPRFQPLRYTDFSAFRRMNQGLRRARWRGEGREFEALREYREGDDLKRIHWKATARLDRPIVQEYEPEANQIVMALVDTGRLMGAVSGGKTKLDHALEAVVHLAHAAVSGGDRAGMLAFSDRVVSFVPPGGKPPQVRSILEATLSIRASMVEPRYEEAFLWMRSRVRRRSLVVVFTDLLDETASENLLEAVSLLRPRHLPLCVTIRDSAWDQVLGRKPGNAREVYEQAVLWESLRQRRKAMGLLAQKGALVLDLPPERLSTETMERYLEVKRRGLI, from the coding sequence GTGACCTTGAAGAAGACGGCAAGACATATCCTGGACCGCATCCCCCTGCCCACCCAACGGGCCCTATGGGTGGCGGCCTTAGGGATCCCCGCCGCCATGCTTTGGGGCTGGAGCGGTATGCTCCTGCTGGACGTAGCCCTTCTACTCCTCTGTTTTTGGGATTACCTGTCTTTTACCCGCAAGGAGAGCATAACCTGCAGGCGCCGCTTTCCCGCCCACTTCCTCCAGGGCATCAAGCAGAAGGTGGAGATCGTCGTGGAAAATCCCGGGAGCCGGGAGGTGAGGGTCCTGGTAAGGGATGAGCCGCCTCTCGAGTGGGAGGGGGCGCCGATACTCGAAGGGGTAGTGCCTGCCGGTTCCACCCTGGTCCTTCACTACTTCGTCCGGCCCGAGGAAAGGGGGATGTTTCGTTTCGGTGACCTGCATCTCCGGGAGCGGGGGCCCCTTGGCTGGATATTAAGGATTTCGAGTAGAAAGGCCGATGAAATCATCAAGGTGTATCCCCGGTTCCAGCCCCTCCGTTACACGGATTTTTCAGCCTTCCGGCGAATGAATCAGGGACTTCGGAGGGCCAGGTGGAGGGGCGAGGGGAGGGAGTTCGAGGCCCTTCGGGAATACCGGGAAGGGGACGATCTCAAGCGGATCCATTGGAAGGCCACGGCCCGGCTCGACCGGCCCATCGTCCAGGAATATGAACCCGAGGCGAACCAGATCGTCATGGCCCTGGTGGATACCGGACGCCTCATGGGAGCGGTTTCAGGCGGAAAGACGAAGCTGGACCATGCCTTGGAGGCCGTGGTCCATTTGGCCCACGCAGCGGTCTCGGGCGGAGACCGGGCAGGAATGTTGGCCTTCTCCGATCGGGTGGTTTCCTTCGTTCCCCCCGGCGGGAAACCCCCCCAGGTCCGTTCCATCCTAGAGGCCACACTCTCCATCCGGGCCTCCATGGTGGAGCCCCGCTATGAGGAGGCCTTTCTCTGGATGAGATCCAGGGTCCGCCGCCGGAGCCTGGTCGTCGTTTTTACGGATCTCCTTGACGAGACCGCCTCGGAAAACCTCCTGGAGGCCGTGTCCCTGCTGAGACCGCGCCACCTCCCCCTTTGCGTGACCATCCGGGATTCGGCCTGGGACCAGGTGCTCGGCCGCAAACCCGGTAATGCCCGGGAGGTGTACGAGCAGGCAGTCCTCTGGGAGTCACTCCGGCAGCGGCGTAAAGCCATGGGCCTTCTGGCCCAGAAGGGAGCGCTGGTCCTGGACCTGCCGCCGGAACGCCTGAGCACGGAAACAATGGAGCGGTATCTGGAGGTCAAGAGAAGGGGGCTGATCTAA
- a CDS encoding MoxR family ATPase, producing MEKTLKRVVDQITEEISKVVIGQREAVTHLVVGLLARGHVLMEGVPGLGKTLLAKTLAHVLRARFTRVQFTPDMMPADILGTHVYDMRSRTFRLRKGPIFTEILLADEVNRTPPKTQSALLEAMEERQVSIDGRTLPLPGGFMVLATQNPIEQEGTYPLPEAQLDRFLMKIRMDYPDREDEVKILGRYGKAESAHDLEALGLKRLKEGAWTSLLRGQVEKVHAEEGIVKYVQEIVGQTRRSPYLYLGASPRGGIALLKTSQCLAALEGRDFITPDDVKSMARPVLRHRVILRPDAELDGLDADRVIGQILEGIPVPR from the coding sequence ATGGAGAAGACATTGAAAAGAGTGGTGGATCAGATCACGGAAGAGATATCCAAGGTGGTCATCGGGCAGCGGGAGGCCGTGACCCATCTCGTTGTGGGCCTCCTGGCCCGGGGGCATGTGTTGATGGAGGGTGTCCCCGGCCTTGGAAAGACTCTCCTGGCCAAGACCCTGGCCCATGTACTGCGGGCCCGGTTTACCCGGGTGCAGTTCACCCCGGACATGATGCCGGCCGATATCCTGGGGACCCATGTATATGACATGAGGAGCCGCACCTTTCGCCTCCGAAAGGGTCCGATCTTCACCGAGATTCTTCTGGCCGACGAGGTGAACCGTACCCCGCCCAAAACCCAGTCGGCATTGCTGGAGGCCATGGAGGAGCGGCAGGTGAGCATTGACGGAAGGACCTTGCCACTTCCGGGGGGATTCATGGTGTTGGCCACCCAGAACCCCATCGAACAAGAGGGGACCTACCCCCTCCCGGAGGCCCAGTTGGACCGGTTCCTGATGAAGATCCGCATGGACTACCCGGACAGGGAGGACGAGGTGAAAATCCTGGGCCGGTATGGAAAGGCGGAATCCGCCCACGATCTCGAGGCCCTGGGCCTGAAACGACTTAAGGAAGGGGCCTGGACTTCCCTTCTTCGAGGACAGGTCGAGAAGGTCCACGCAGAGGAGGGGATTGTGAAATATGTTCAAGAGATTGTGGGACAAACGCGGCGATCCCCGTATCTTTACCTGGGGGCCAGCCCGAGGGGAGGCATCGCCCTTCTCAAGACCAGCCAGTGCTTAGCCGCTCTGGAAGGGCGGGATTTCATCACGCCGGACGATGTTAAGAGTATGGCCCGTCCCGTCCTGAGACACAGGGTGATCCTGAGGCCTGATGCCGAGCTGGATGGACTGGACGCGGACCGGGTGATCGGCCAGATCCTGGAGGGGATCCCGGTGCCGCGGTAG
- a CDS encoding DUF4350 domain-containing protein, translating to MRNARKIPWVKTALLWGGLFLAVYGLVMIKTAVEGPQGLQRPTSYFPGPGGYKALYLWLKGLGLPVKRWEQPPDRLAGEVSVLLIVEPELVPEGRELEALTGWVRKGGTLILAVGRPKGFLSCFGFELAPPTGTNGGGVTKGLPAFQPGPYTLKVSSIQGGGHLDLVTKRPEAVLHCRDRWGGLLAAVREGKGQVIALADPTLFSNILLGKADHARLALNLALAHLGQGALCMDEYYHGYGRAASVWEHLFTSSAAVPLLQAVIFLLVLWAATGRRFGPARSEIKEEARSSMEYVKAVARLLQKAGAGALALELLARRAEEEAERLLLNQDEVLLKRIRKAREGGGLKGISDRELTRRAGELHDALMEARRRGASGKIRG from the coding sequence ATGAGAAATGCCCGGAAAATCCCCTGGGTAAAGACGGCGCTTCTTTGGGGAGGGCTCTTCTTGGCGGTTTACGGGCTGGTGATGATCAAGACCGCGGTCGAGGGTCCCCAGGGACTGCAGAGGCCCACCAGCTACTTCCCGGGGCCGGGAGGATACAAGGCTCTCTATCTTTGGCTCAAGGGGCTCGGCCTGCCGGTCAAGCGGTGGGAACAGCCACCGGATCGTCTTGCCGGTGAAGTCTCGGTGCTCCTGATAGTGGAACCGGAACTAGTTCCTGAAGGCAGGGAACTAGAAGCCCTCACGGGATGGGTCAGGAAAGGGGGCACCCTGATCCTGGCCGTGGGAAGACCGAAGGGATTCTTGAGCTGTTTCGGGTTTGAACTCGCTCCGCCGACAGGGACTAATGGAGGTGGAGTCACCAAGGGGCTTCCCGCCTTTCAACCCGGCCCCTATACCCTGAAGGTCTCTTCCATCCAGGGCGGCGGACACCTCGACCTCGTAACCAAACGCCCGGAGGCCGTCCTTCACTGCAGGGACCGGTGGGGAGGACTCCTGGCCGCAGTGAGGGAGGGAAAGGGACAGGTGATCGCCCTGGCGGATCCAACCCTCTTTTCGAACATCCTCCTCGGAAAGGCCGACCATGCCCGCCTGGCCCTCAACCTGGCACTCGCCCACCTTGGTCAGGGCGCCCTTTGTATGGATGAGTATTACCACGGCTACGGGAGGGCCGCTTCGGTATGGGAGCATCTCTTTACATCCAGTGCCGCAGTCCCCTTGCTCCAGGCCGTGATCTTCCTTCTGGTTCTCTGGGCGGCCACCGGTAGGCGATTCGGACCGGCCCGTTCGGAGATAAAGGAAGAAGCGCGCTCCTCCATGGAATACGTCAAGGCCGTGGCCCGGCTCCTGCAAAAGGCTGGAGCAGGAGCCCTCGCCCTTGAACTCCTTGCGCGCCGGGCGGAGGAAGAGGCCGAGCGTCTTCTGCTCAACCAAGACGAGGTCCTCTTGAAACGGATCAGGAAGGCGAGGGAGGGAGGCGGATTGAAGGGCATATCGGACAGGGAGTTGACGCGGAGGGCCGGAGAACTTCACGATGCCCTCATGGAGGCAAGGCGGCGGGGAGCGTCAGGAAAGATTCGGGGGTGA
- a CDS encoding DUF4129 domain-containing protein, whose protein sequence is MSNEVRRKVPALLILQVLLLFLVFCSQGAAKPVSEEDYDRRIHEAIELLEATQGPLRSEEVSRLRILFPRGLEIRPQEGEAFRVDLGDLNRWIREAAAPPGGRARLRTYLEALREQTSMAVRVAPRMNRGWEDCRKELKAVFNRKEFEGLREKPVPAWRRYIAELLGRIIRWFSGSGLFKGFSAGWIVYPAYGIVIILGLLILVWIIRRSDYRGRFRRRSHAPSRSPTPSTSEKEWPEWRREAGESALRGDYRQAVRAFFVSVLMEGHERGWWSHEPSATNREHLARLKGPPAMREAFLDLISRYEGVWYGHGRADEETFRACENALQKMRLEG, encoded by the coding sequence TTGTCCAACGAAGTGCGCCGAAAGGTCCCCGCCCTTTTAATTTTACAGGTTTTACTCCTTTTCTTGGTATTCTGCTCCCAAGGAGCCGCAAAGCCGGTCTCAGAGGAAGACTATGACCGCAGGATCCACGAGGCCATCGAACTGCTCGAGGCCACTCAGGGCCCCTTGCGATCCGAGGAGGTTTCCCGCCTTCGGATCCTCTTCCCAAGGGGGTTGGAGATCAGGCCCCAGGAGGGCGAGGCGTTTCGGGTGGATCTTGGAGATCTGAATCGATGGATTCGGGAGGCTGCTGCACCACCTGGTGGGAGGGCTCGGTTGAGGACCTACCTCGAGGCCCTCCGGGAGCAGACTTCCATGGCCGTTCGGGTCGCGCCCCGGATGAACCGGGGATGGGAGGATTGCCGCAAAGAACTGAAAGCGGTCTTTAATCGGAAGGAGTTTGAGGGCTTAAGGGAAAAACCTGTACCGGCATGGCGGCGATACATCGCTGAACTTCTTGGTCGTATCATACGTTGGTTTTCAGGGAGCGGTCTTTTCAAGGGGTTTTCGGCCGGGTGGATTGTTTATCCGGCCTATGGAATCGTGATCATTCTTGGTCTCCTGATCCTGGTCTGGATTATCCGTCGCTCGGACTACAGAGGACGCTTTCGGCGGAGAAGCCACGCACCCTCCCGGTCTCCGACCCCATCCACCTCCGAGAAAGAATGGCCCGAGTGGAGAAGGGAGGCCGGGGAGTCGGCCCTTCGGGGAGACTACCGGCAGGCGGTCCGTGCCTTCTTTGTTTCCGTCCTCATGGAAGGGCACGAGCGGGGGTGGTGGTCCCACGAGCCATCTGCCACCAACAGAGAACATCTCGCCCGGTTGAAAGGCCCCCCGGCGATGCGGGAGGCCTTCCTAGACCTGATTTCCCGCTACGAGGGGGTCTGGTACGGGCACGGGAGAGCGGACGAGGAGACCTTTCGGGCCTGTGAGAATGCTCTTCAAAAGATGAGGCTTGAAGGATGA
- a CDS encoding EamA family transporter, translating to MTEVRMETLKGYGCVVLAAVMWASSGTAGKGLFEGGMTPFELVQIRVTLSTVLMAAAFALFCPGVMKIRFMDLGYFALLGGCAMALVQITYFFAISKIQVAAAILLQYMAPALIGLFSICFWKERLTFTKISALILAFGGCYLVVGGYNLAFLQMNRLGIIGGLAAAVCFAGYTLLGERGMHRYGPWTVLFYAIAFAALSWNIFFSPSHYLSGKYSLQQWGWIFYISLIGTIVPFGFYFVGINYIRSTRASITATLEPISAGLMAFFILGERMEPLQILGGVLVVAAVILLQLQREQDEMAPARIRGSG from the coding sequence ATGACGGAAGTGCGAATGGAGACATTGAAAGGGTACGGTTGCGTGGTACTGGCGGCGGTGATGTGGGCATCCTCGGGTACGGCGGGTAAGGGACTTTTCGAGGGCGGCATGACGCCCTTTGAACTGGTGCAGATCCGGGTCACCCTTTCAACCGTTCTCATGGCCGCGGCCTTCGCCCTGTTCTGTCCGGGGGTCATGAAGATCCGCTTTATGGACCTCGGGTATTTCGCCCTGCTTGGCGGATGTGCCATGGCCCTGGTACAGATCACATACTTTTTTGCCATCAGCAAGATTCAGGTGGCTGCAGCTATCCTGCTGCAATACATGGCTCCGGCCCTCATCGGCCTCTTTTCCATCTGCTTCTGGAAAGAGCGCCTGACCTTTACAAAAATCTCGGCCCTAATCCTGGCCTTCGGCGGTTGTTATCTGGTGGTGGGGGGCTACAACCTGGCCTTCCTGCAGATGAACCGGCTGGGGATTATCGGGGGGCTTGCCGCGGCGGTCTGCTTCGCCGGGTATACCCTTCTGGGTGAGCGGGGAATGCACCGGTACGGTCCCTGGACGGTCCTCTTTTATGCCATCGCATTTGCGGCCCTGAGCTGGAACATCTTCTTCTCACCTTCCCATTACCTCAGCGGGAAGTACAGCCTGCAGCAATGGGGCTGGATCTTCTACATTTCTTTGATTGGAACCATTGTCCCCTTCGGTTTCTATTTCGTCGGGATCAATTATATCCGCTCCACCCGCGCAAGCATCACTGCCACCCTGGAACCCATCTCGGCAGGACTGATGGCCTTCTTCATCCTGGGCGAACGGATGGAGCCCTTGCAGATCCTGGGAGGGGTTCTGGTGGTTGCCGCCGTGATACTGCTCCAACTTCAAAGGGAGCAGGATGAAATGGCGCCTGCAAGGATCCGCGGGAGCGGATGA
- a CDS encoding substrate-binding domain-containing protein yields MNGLKSRKGFGVLFAACLLIFTLVGSVFGEPSILKMSTTTSTENSGLLDVLLPEFTRDTGIEVRVFAKGTGAALRDGMDGNVDVVFVHARAREEKFVAEGYGTKRYAVMHNDFVILGPAGDPAGIRGMKGAAAALKKIAGSRALFVSRGDDSGTHTKEQALWKASGVPLEKKIRTVFKGGKKASIAFLYPRGSENWYLSIGQGMGKTLTFAEEKQAYVLSDRGTYLKFKYGRERGLDLEILCEGDPALYNPYGIIPVNPKKFPHVNHKCAEILARWLVSPKAQSLIARYRIHGRQAFYPDAIPEAK; encoded by the coding sequence ATGAATGGTTTGAAGTCTAGAAAAGGATTTGGAGTTTTGTTCGCCGCCTGTCTTCTCATTTTCACACTGGTCGGTTCGGTCTTTGGGGAACCCAGTATTCTCAAGATGTCCACCACCACGAGTACGGAAAACTCCGGCCTTCTAGACGTTCTTCTCCCCGAGTTCACGCGGGATACCGGGATCGAAGTACGGGTTTTCGCCAAGGGGACAGGAGCAGCCTTGCGCGACGGTATGGACGGCAATGTGGACGTCGTCTTCGTCCATGCCAGGGCCCGGGAGGAAAAATTCGTTGCCGAGGGTTACGGAACAAAACGATATGCTGTCATGCATAATGACTTCGTGATCCTGGGTCCGGCCGGGGATCCTGCGGGCATCAGGGGAATGAAGGGTGCCGCCGCAGCCCTGAAAAAGATCGCCGGATCCCGAGCTCTTTTTGTCTCACGGGGGGACGACAGCGGCACCCATACTAAGGAACAGGCCCTGTGGAAGGCTTCAGGGGTGCCCCTTGAAAAAAAGATACGCACCGTCTTCAAGGGAGGGAAGAAGGCCTCGATCGCTTTTCTCTATCCCCGGGGATCGGAGAACTGGTACCTCTCCATCGGGCAGGGTATGGGGAAGACCCTGACCTTTGCCGAAGAAAAACAGGCTTATGTACTCTCGGATCGCGGGACCTACCTGAAATTCAAATACGGACGGGAAAGGGGGCTCGACCTGGAGATCCTTTGCGAGGGAGACCCGGCCCTGTACAACCCTTACGGGATCATTCCCGTAAACCCCAAAAAGTTTCCCCACGTGAACCACAAGTGTGCAGAAATCCTGGCCCGCTGGCTGGTATCGCCCAAGGCACAGTCCCTGATCGCCCGATACAGGATCCACGGCCGGCAAGCTTTTTATCCCGATGCGATCCCGGAGGCGAAGTAG
- a CDS encoding ABC transporter permease has translation MDFLFDSILSAFWLLWTLDPELTRVIYVSLKVSILSTLFAGLAGVPAGFLIAFREFRLKRALLTVLNSLLALPTVVVGLLVYAFLSRKGPLGMLDLLYTQTAIVIGQIILVFPIVTSLTIAAVGQIDTRYRKTAMTLGATPFQTALAVFREARFAVMAAVIAAFGRVIAEVGISMMLGGNVKGYTRTMTTAMALEYDKGEFVLAVALGIALLFIAFGVNVFLNYIQGRTRS, from the coding sequence ATGGATTTCCTCTTCGACAGCATCCTTTCCGCCTTCTGGCTCCTGTGGACCCTGGACCCGGAGCTTACCAGGGTCATTTACGTCTCTCTGAAGGTCAGCATCCTTTCAACCCTTTTTGCGGGGCTTGCGGGGGTTCCGGCCGGTTTCCTCATCGCCTTCAGGGAATTCCGTCTTAAGCGGGCTCTTCTTACGGTCCTCAATTCCCTCCTGGCCCTGCCCACCGTAGTAGTGGGACTCCTGGTCTATGCCTTTCTATCCCGAAAGGGCCCGCTGGGAATGCTTGATCTCCTCTATACCCAAACGGCCATCGTGATCGGCCAGATCATCTTGGTCTTTCCCATCGTGACTTCCCTTACCATCGCCGCCGTGGGTCAGATCGACACCCGCTACCGGAAAACCGCCATGACCCTGGGGGCCACTCCTTTTCAAACCGCCCTCGCGGTCTTCAGGGAGGCCCGCTTCGCCGTCATGGCCGCTGTTATCGCGGCCTTTGGCCGCGTCATCGCGGAGGTCGGGATCAGCATGATGCTGGGGGGCAATGTTAAGGGCTATACCCGAACCATGACCACCGCCATGGCCCTGGAGTATGACAAGGGAGAATTCGTGCTGGCCGTTGCCTTGGGCATCGCCCTCCTGTTCATCGCCTTTGGGGTCAACGTCTTCCTGAACTATATCCAGGGGAGGACCCGGTCATGA
- a CDS encoding ATP-binding cassette domain-containing protein, whose product MNLFEIRELTKTYGDRTVLDLPRLDFEKGFVYALLGPNGSGKTTLLEILCLLSRPTTGHIRYLGKALDFRGNRLFSLRREIIMVHQNPVLFSTTVRKNLEFGLKIRGISRKERSIRIGEALEIVGLRDCERAQGRHLSGGETQRVAIARALVCYPKVLLLDEPTSNMDMESQAAVERIIQDINEQKGISVIFTTHDMVQASRLSQKVLSLFEGKKVPAPFENIFSGRIDGSGKGPKSCLVHDRVRLSLGSGKPGPVRLCIDPLRVQLSTGDRPFHGENSFKGKVIQVTDEKEFVRVILDIGIPLHVRVPKENLGRSLWIGDEALVHIPPEALQLL is encoded by the coding sequence ATGAACCTATTCGAAATTCGGGAACTGACCAAGACCTATGGCGACAGGACCGTCCTGGACCTCCCGAGGTTGGATTTCGAAAAGGGATTCGTTTATGCACTTCTCGGGCCCAACGGGTCCGGCAAGACCACTCTCCTGGAGATCCTCTGCCTCCTTTCCCGTCCCACCACAGGACATATCCGCTACCTCGGGAAGGCCCTCGACTTCAGGGGAAACCGTCTCTTCTCCCTTCGGCGTGAAATCATCATGGTACACCAGAATCCCGTTCTCTTCTCCACGACAGTAAGGAAAAACCTGGAATTCGGCTTGAAGATCCGGGGAATCTCCCGCAAGGAAAGATCCATAAGGATCGGTGAGGCCTTGGAAATCGTGGGATTGCGGGATTGCGAGCGCGCCCAGGGACGTCATCTCTCAGGAGGAGAGACCCAGCGGGTCGCCATCGCCCGGGCCTTGGTATGCTATCCCAAGGTTCTGCTCCTCGACGAACCAACGTCCAATATGGATATGGAGAGCCAGGCCGCCGTCGAACGCATCATCCAGGATATCAACGAGCAAAAGGGTATTTCCGTGATTTTCACCACCCACGACATGGTCCAGGCATCCCGCCTCTCCCAAAAGGTCCTTTCCCTTTTCGAAGGCAAAAAGGTGCCCGCCCCTTTCGAGAACATCTTCTCGGGAAGGATCGATGGGAGCGGAAAGGGTCCTAAGAGCTGCCTGGTCCACGACAGGGTGCGCCTCTCCCTTGGCTCCGGAAAACCCGGACCCGTTCGACTGTGTATCGATCCGTTGAGGGTGCAGTTGTCGACCGGGGATCGGCCCTTTCACGGAGAGAACAGTTTCAAGGGAAAGGTGATCCAGGTTACCGATGAAAAGGAATTCGTGAGGGTGATCCTTGATATCGGGATCCCCCTCCACGTCCGGGTCCCCAAGGAGAACCTGGGTCGTTCCCTCTGGATCGGCGACGAGGCCCTGGTCCATATTCCCCCGGAGGCCCTCCAGCTCCTGTGA
- a CDS encoding radical SAM protein — protein MSSLGFQVLYHLLNRRKTIVAERVFLPEPREESLLLEGGRGLGSLESRSPLSRFDLVAFSLPFENDYPGVLKILEAGRIPLLAGERDESDPFVLGGGITTFLNPEPLSPFFDFFLLGEAEPILDRFLEVFREVLHSGGSRREILRILARRVPSLYVPSLYRVTYNEDGTLRSREPVEPGIPERIPVVRSHPLQAPVSTSAILTPDTPFGDRVLVELGRGCGRSCRFCAAGYVYRPPRTHPESRLRRAVDTALEKSRRLGLLSAAVSDTPGIERLTARILEKGGTFSVSSVRADSLTPVLLDHLKASGQKTLAFAPEAGSERLRRVINKHLSEEEILRAVRLAAGRGGFGLRLYLMIGLPTETREDLEAIRDLVKAIKHHVVKESSTRGRIGKIHLSVNCFVPKAFTPFQWFPMEQVETLKEKQKWLKKVLLREGGVTVHFDVPRWAYVQALLSMGDRRVGSILRKVHEAGGDWRKALRYSDINPDFFVYRPKGLEELLPWDFIDHGIRREHLRKEYELALEARESETCRVGECRRCGVCPR, from the coding sequence ATGTCCAGCCTGGGCTTCCAGGTCCTTTACCACCTGCTGAACCGCCGGAAGACCATTGTCGCGGAACGCGTCTTTTTGCCTGAACCCAGGGAAGAATCCCTCCTTCTTGAGGGGGGGCGGGGTCTCGGGTCCCTGGAGTCCCGCTCCCCCCTTTCCAGATTCGACCTCGTCGCATTCAGCCTTCCCTTTGAAAACGATTATCCCGGCGTTTTGAAGATCCTCGAGGCCGGGCGGATACCTCTCCTGGCCGGAGAGCGGGATGAGTCCGACCCCTTTGTTTTGGGGGGTGGGATCACCACTTTTCTGAACCCCGAACCCCTTTCCCCTTTCTTCGATTTTTTTCTTTTGGGAGAGGCCGAGCCGATCCTGGACCGATTCCTGGAGGTTTTCCGGGAGGTCCTCCATTCCGGCGGCAGCAGGCGGGAGATCCTGAGGATCCTTGCCCGCCGCGTTCCCTCCCTCTATGTTCCTTCCCTTTACAGGGTCACCTATAACGAGGACGGCACGCTTCGTTCCAGGGAACCCGTGGAGCCGGGGATTCCCGAAAGGATCCCCGTGGTCCGCTCCCATCCACTCCAGGCACCCGTATCCACGTCGGCGATCCTGACCCCCGATACCCCCTTCGGAGACCGGGTCCTGGTGGAATTGGGGCGGGGCTGCGGCCGGTCCTGCAGGTTTTGCGCGGCCGGATACGTTTACAGGCCCCCGAGGACCCACCCGGAATCCAGGTTGAGACGGGCCGTGGATACGGCCCTTGAAAAATCCAGGCGCCTCGGGCTCCTGAGTGCCGCTGTCTCGGACACCCCCGGCATCGAACGCCTCACGGCAAGGATCCTGGAAAAGGGGGGAACCTTCTCGGTCTCTTCGGTCCGGGCCGATTCCCTGACACCCGTCCTTCTGGATCACCTGAAGGCATCCGGGCAGAAGACCCTGGCCTTCGCCCCCGAGGCCGGTTCCGAGAGACTCAGAAGGGTCATCAACAAACACTTGAGCGAGGAAGAGATCCTCAGGGCCGTTCGGCTCGCCGCCGGAAGGGGGGGATTCGGACTCAGACTCTACCTCATGATCGGCCTTCCCACGGAGACCCGGGAAGACCTGGAGGCCATTCGGGACCTGGTAAAGGCCATAAAGCACCACGTGGTCAAGGAATCCAGCACCCGGGGACGGATCGGCAAAATCCATCTGAGCGTGAACTGCTTCGTACCAAAGGCCTTTACCCCATTTCAGTGGTTTCCGATGGAGCAGGTCGAAACCCTCAAGGAGAAACAGAAATGGTTGAAAAAGGTGCTGCTCCGGGAAGGTGGGGTTACGGTTCATTTTGATGTTCCAAGGTGGGCCTACGTCCAGGCCCTGCTTTCCATGGGGGACAGGCGCGTTGGGTCCATCCTGCGGAAAGTCCACGAGGCTGGCGGGGATTGGCGGAAGGCGCTTCGTTACTCGGATATCAACCCGGACTTTTTCGTATACCGCCCCAAGGGTCTGGAGGAACTCCTTCCGTGGGATTTCATCGATCACGGGATCCGAAGGGAACACCTCCGCAAAGAGTACGAACTCGCACTCGAGGCCAGGGAGTCTGAAACCTGCCGGGTGGGTGAGTGCAGGAGGTGCGGGGTCTGTCCGCGGTGA